From a single Salvelinus sp. IW2-2015 linkage group LG22, ASM291031v2, whole genome shotgun sequence genomic region:
- the LOC111949538 gene encoding potassium voltage-gated channel subfamily E member 4 has protein sequence MEKSHNFTTPQVLPLQSANXASQTDKSNGNAYVYIFIVISFYGVFLVGIMLGYVRSKRREKRRSNVFTRLVHEEEQREWGALKKKHSITMTSFQVSLPFSAGSQDVNEGRVLGSPLACALFSIEQTSVSSLCSSADVRFAIEEESDSGTAEGPDETLKGSSTDNSDDSAEIQILGEEL, from the coding sequence ATGGAGAAGTCACACAACTTCACAACGCCCCAAGTTCTTCCCCTGCAGAGCGCTAATGYTGCTTCCCAAACCGACAAAAGCAATGGCAACGCATACGTGTACATTTTCATAGTAATCTCCTTCTATGGAGTCTTCCTCGTTGGTATAATGCTGGGCTATGTTCGCTCCAAAAGGCGGGAGAAGAGAAGGTCGAACGTTTTTACGCGCCTGGTGCACGAGGAGGAGCAGCGGGAATGGGGCGCGCTGAAAAAGAAGCACAGCATTACCATGACCTCCTTCCAGGTATCGCTTCCCTTCTCCGCGGGGAGCCAGGATGTCAATGAAGGAAGGGTCCTGGGCTCCCCTCTGGCCTGCGCCCTGTTCTCCATTGAACAAACCAGTGTCAGTTCACTGTGCTCCTCCGCCGACGTGCGCTTTGCSATCGAGGAGGAGTCGGACAGCGGGACCGCGGAGGGACCGGACGAGACCCTGAAGGGCAGTTCTACTGACAACAGCGACGACTCCGCCGAGATACAGATACTCGGAGAGGAACTGTGA